In Pseudomonas flavescens, the sequence GCCGTCGGGCAGGTATTGCACGCTGCGGGCATTCACGGCGTAGAAGTCGATCGGATTGTCCGGCCCGCTCTGCTGTGGCGCGCTGGAGAAACTGTCTGGATTGATGTTCCAGTACCCGGCGGCCACCAGCAGCAGTGCACCGAAGGTCAGCAGGACGGGAGTGATGAATTTGCGCAGCATCGGCAGGCCCTAAAGGTAGGCGGACTGGGCGGCTTCGAGAGTGCCCTGGCCGCGCATGATCAGTTCGCAGAATTCGCGGGCCGCACCTTCGCCGCCACGCGCTTCGGTGACGCCGTGGGCGTGCTCGCGCACGAAGCCGTTGGCGCTGGCTACCGCCATGCCCAGGCCGACACGGCGAATCACCGGCAGGTCCGGCAGGTCATCGCCCAGGTAGGCCACCTGTTCGTAGCTCAGGCCCAGTTCGGCGAGCAGCTCGTCGAGCACGTCGAGTTTGTCTTCACGGCCCTGATACAAGTGCTGGATGCCCAGGTTCTGAGCGCGGCGCTCGACCACCGGGGTCTTGCGACCGCTGATGATTGCGGTGCGCACGCCGGAATTGATCAGCATCTTGATGCCCTGGCCGTCCAGGGTATTGAAGGTCTTGAACTCGCTGCCGTCGACCAGAAAGTACAGCTTGCCGTCGGTAAGCACGCCGTCGACGTCGAAGATCGCCAGTTTGATGGCGCGAGCGCGCTGCAGAAGGTCGTTCATCACATGACCCCCGCGCGCAACAGGTCACCAAGGTTGAAGGCGCCTACCGGGTAACCACTGGTGTCGATCACCACCAGCGCGCTGATCTTGTTGTCTTCCATTATCTTCAGGGCCTCGGCAGCGAGCATATCGGCCCGAGCGGTCTTGCCGTGCGGGGTCATGACATCGTCGATGCGCGCATCACGTACATCGATGCCTTTGTCCAGGGCGCGGCGCAGGTCACCGTCGGTGAAGATTCCGGCCAGACGACCGTCGTTTTCAAGGACCGCGGTCATGCCCAGGCCTTTCTGGGTCATTTCCAGCAATGCATCACGCAGGCTGGTGCCGCGTTTGACCTGCGGCAGGCTCTCGCCCGCGTGCATGACGTTCTCGACCTTGAGCAGCAGGCGGCGACCCAGGGCACCGCCCGGATGGGAGAAGGCGAAGTCTTCGGCGGTGAAGCCGCGGGCCTCTAGCAGCGCGATGGCCAGGGCGTCGCCAAGTACCAGCGAGGCGGTGGTGGAAGAGGTCGGCGCCAGGTTGAGTGGGCAGGCTTCCTTGGCTACGCGGGTGTCGAGGTTGACTTCGGCAGCCTTGGACAGCGGCGACTCCGGGTTGCCGGTCATGCTGATCAGGGTAATGCCGAGGCGCTTGATCAGCGGCAGCAGTGTGACGATTTCGGCCGTGGAGCCCGAGTTGGACAGCGCGAGCACGACGTCGTCACGGGTGATCATGCCCATGTCGCCGTGGCTGGCTTCGGCAGGGTGCACGAAAAATGCGGTGGTACCGGTGCTGGCCAGGGTGGCGGCGATCTTGTTGCCGATATGCCCTGATTTGCCCATGCCGACCACGACCACGCGGCCCTTGCTGGCGAGAATCAGCTCGCATGCCTTGACGAAATCGGCGTCGATACGAGGCAGCAGCTCTTGCACCGCCTCGATCTCGAGGCGGATGGTGCGCTGTGCGGAATCAATCAGGTCGCGGGTCTGGTTCATGCTCTGCTTGGGCTGCTGTACGAAAAAGACAGGGATTATAGCGGGAAAGACTACAGGACTCATCATTCATGGCGCTGCGCAAAAGTGGCAAAGCTGTCACAAGCCTGAACGTCGGTCTTGCTCGGCTTTGGCGGCCATTGGCGCGAATGCTATAGTCCGCTGCCATTTTTGGCCCGCATGGCCGATCGCCGTGCCCTTATTCCGATGCTGGGCGTCTGATTAGGAAGGCAGTACGCAATGGAGTTCCGATGAGCGCCGAAAATCAGTACGCGGTCGAGTTGAAAAACGTCAGTTTTCAACGCGGCGAGCGGCACATCTTCAAGAACGTCGACATATGCATACCGCGGGGCAAGGTCACCGGGATCATGGGCCCCTCCGGGTGCGGCAAGACCACCTTGTTGCGGCTGATAGCCGCCGAGCTGCGCCCGAGCGCGGGTCAGATACACGTCAACGGCCTGAATCTGCCCGACCTGTCGCGCAGCGAGCTGTTCGACATGCGCAAGCAGATGGGCGTGCTGTTTCAGAGTGGCGCGTTGTTCACCGACCTCGACGTGTTCGAGAACGTGGCGTTCCCGTTGCGGGTGCATACCCAGCTCCCCGAAGAAATGATTCGTGACATTGTCCTGATGAAACTGCAGGCAGTCGGCTTGCGTGGTGCCATCGAATTGATGCCCGATGAGCTGTCCGGCGGTATGAAGCGGCGCGTCGCGCTGGCCCGGGCGATTGCCCTGGATCCGCAGATTCTGATGTACGACGAGCCGTTCGTCGGCCAGGACCCGATCGCCATGGGCGTGCTGGTGCGCCTGATCCGTCTGCTCAACGATGCCCTGGGTATCACCAGCATCGTGGTCTCCCACGATCTGGCGGAAACCGCGAGCATCGCCGACTACATCTATGTGGTCGGTGACAGTCAGGTGCTGGGGCAGGGAACGCCTGCCGAGTTGCGCGACTCCGAGAATCCACGGGTGCGCCAATTCATGCAGGGCACGCCAGACGGGCCGGTCCCGTTTCATTTTCAAGCGCCGAGCTACCACGACGATTTACTGGGGGGGCGCTGATGCGCAGGACATCTACACTCGAACGCGTACGCCTGTTCGGGCGTGCGGGTATCGACGTGGTCGCCTCGCTGGGGCGTTCGACGATCTTTCTGCTGCGCGCGCTGTTCGGTCGCGGTACGTCGGGCAACTCGCTGCAACTGCTGATCAAGCAGCTGTATTCGGTGGGCGTGCTGTCGCTCGCGATCATCGTGGTTTCCGGCCTGTTCATCGGCATGGTGCTTTCTCTGCAGGGGTTCAGCATTCTCGCCAAGTACGGGTCCGAGCAGGCGGTCGGGCAGATGGTCGCCCTGACTCTGCTGCGTGAGCTGGGGCCGGTGGTCACTGCGTTGCTGTTCGCCGGTCGAGCCGGTTCCGCGCTGACCGCCGAGATCGGCAACATGAAATCCACCGAGCAGCTATCGAGCCTGGCGATGATTGGTGTCGACCCGCTCAAGCACATCGTCGCACCGCGACTGTGGGCGGGCTTCATCTCCATGCCGCTGCTGACCATGATTTTCAGCGTGGTCGGTATCTGGGGCGGGGCGATGGTCGCCGTCGACTGGCTGGGCGTCTACGAAGGCTCGTTCTGGGCCAATATGCAAAACAGTGTTTCGTTCCGCGAAGACGTGCTCAACGGGATAATCAAAAGCCTGGTCTTCGCCTTCGTCGTTACCTGGATCGCGGTGTTCCAGGGCTACGACTGCGAGCCCACCTCCGAAGGTATCAGCCGCGCCACCACCCGTACGGTGGTGTATGCCTCGCTGGCCGTATTGGGGCTGGATTTCATTCTGACCGCTTTGATGTTTGGAGATTTCTGATGCAAAACCGCACGATGGAAATCGGTGTCGGCCTGTTTCTCCTGGCCGGCCTGCTGGCCCTGCTGCTGCTGGCTCTGCGTGTCAGCGGCCTGGCGCCTGGCAACGCCGTCGACACCTACAAGGTCTACGCGCACTTCGACAACATTGCCGGCCTCACCATGCGCGCCAAGGTGACCATGGCGGGGGTGAGCATCGGTCGGGTGACGGCGATCGATCTGGATCGTGACAGCTACACCGGGCGCGTAACGATGGAACTAGACGGCAGTGTCGACAATCTTCCGGTGGACTCCACCGCGTCGATCCTGACTGCAGGGCTGCTCGGTGAAAAGTACGTGGGGATCAGCGTCGGTGGCGATGAAGAGCTGCTGGCCGACGGCGGAACCATCCATGACACCCAGTCTTCTCTGGTGCTCGAAGACCTGATTGGCAAATTCCTGCTCAATTCGGTCAATAGGGATCAGGACAGCCAATGAGGTACCCGATGATGATCAAGACCGTGCGCAACAGCCTTGTCGCTCTGCTGGCCGCACTGCCGTTGCTGGCAGTGGCCGCGCCTGCCGCCCATGAAGTGGTGCAGCAGACCACCGAGACCCTGCTGGCCGATCTCAAGGCCAACAAGGAGCAGTACCGCAGCAATCCCGACGCGTTCTACAACTCGCTCAACGAGATCCTGGGGCCGGTGGTCGATGTCGATGGCGTCGCCCGCAGCGTGATGACGGTGCGCTACTCGCGTGAGGCCACACCCGAGCAGATGACCCGTTTCCAGGAGAGCTTCAAGCGCAGCCTGATGCAGTTCTATGGCAACGCGCTGCTCGAGTACAACAACCAGGACATCCGTGTGCTGCCTGCTTCCGGCAAGCAGGACCCGCAGCGCACCTCGGTCAACATGGAGATTCGCGATGGCAAGGGCACGGTCTATCCGCTGTCGTACACCATGGTCGCCATGGACGGGACCTGGAAGCTGCGTAATGTGGTGATCAACGGCATCAACGTCGGCAAGCTGTTCCGTGACCAGTTCGCCCAGTCGATGCAGAACAACCGCAACGATCTGGACAAGGTCATCGACAGCTGGGCCGATACCGTCGCCCGCGCACGCCAGGCCCGGGGGGCATCGTGAGTTCAGCGGCTATCTTCGAGCAGGCGCCAGGCGTTCTGGCGCTTTCCGGCATCCTCGATTATCAGAGTGGTCCGGCCCTGCGCGAGCAGGGTGGCCGGCTGATCCAGGCCACCCAGGCGCCCGCCTGCGTGATCGACTGCGCGGCGGTTGAGAAGTCCAGCAGCGTCGGGCTTTCCCTGCTGCTCTGCTACACCCGCGATGCCCGAGCTGCCGGCAAGACACTGAGCATTCGCGGTCTGCCCAGGGACATGGCCGGGATCGCCAAGGTGTGCGAGCTTCAGCACGTACTGCCCCTGGAGGCCTGAAGGCACTCTGCGAGCGGCGGCGATGAGCTTCTCGCGGTGGCGTTCGATACCGGGAATTTCTCGTCAGATTTTTTGGTATGATGCTCGCCCCATGTCTACAGGCTCGTGCCGAATGCGGCTGGTGGATCGTGAAGCCAGCATCGTTGCTTCCCGACCTTTCCCGCACTTGCAGCACAGACGCTTGTACACAGATGTCGCCATGCGACGTTCACGCTTATTGAATACGTTGATCGAGGTTGAGCATGCAGGCCCTTGAGGTAAAAAGTTTCTTGGAGACCAAACTGCCGGACGTTCAGGTAGAGGTCGACGGCGAAGGCTGCAACTTCCAACTCAACCTGATCAGCGACGAGCTGGCCGGCCTCAGCCCGGTCAAGCGTCAGCAGCAAATCTACGCTCACCTCAATCCCTGGATCGCCGATGGCAGCATCCACGCCGTGAGCATGAAATTCTTCAGCCGTGCCGATTGGGCCGCGCGTTCCTGAGACGACGAGTTAGCTATGGATAAATTAAGCATTACTGGCGGCGTGCGTCTCGACGGTGAGATCCGCATTTCCGGTGCAAAGAACTCCGCACTGCCGATCCTGGCTGCGACCCTGCTCGGCAGCGCGCCGGTGACCATCTGCAACCTGCCGCACCTGCATGACATCACCACGATGATCGAGCTGTTCGGACGCATGGGTATCGAGCCGATCATCGACGAGAAACTCAGCGTCGAAGTCGATGCGCGCACCATGAAGACCCTGGTCGCGCCCTACGAGCTGGTGAAGACCATGCGCGCTTCGATTCTGGTACTCGGCCCCATGGTCGCCCGTTTCGGTGAGGCCGAAGTGGCGCTGCCTGGCGGTTGCGCCATTGGCTCGCGTCCGGTCGACCTGCACATCCGTGGTCTGGAAGCGATGGGCGCGATCATCGATGTCGAAGGCGGTTACATCAAGGCCAAGGCGCCTGAAGGCGGCCTGCGTGGCGCGCACTTCTTCTTCGATATGGTCAGTGTGACCGGCACCGAGAACATTCTGATGGCCGCCACCCTGGCCAAAGGGCGCACGGTGCTGGAAAACGCCGCTCGCGAACCGGAAGTGGTCGATCTGGCCAACTGCCTGATCGCCATGGGCGCGAAGATTCAAGGTGCCGGTACCGACACCATCACCATCGACGGCGTTGAAAGCCTGCATGGCGCGCGCTTCAACGTGATGCCCGACCGTATCGAAACCGGTACCTACCTGGTGGCCGCTGCCGCCACCGGTGGCCGCGTCAAGGTCAAGGATGCCGACCCGAGCACCCTGGAGGCCGTGCTGGCCAAGCTGCAGGAAGCCGGCGCCGAAATCACTACCGGGCCCGACTGGATCGAGCTGGACATGAAGGGCAAGCGACCGAAGGCCGTGAGCCTGCGTACCGCTCCCTATCCGGCGTTCCCGACCGACATGCAGGCGCAGTTCATTGCCCTCAATGCCATTGCCGAGGGCTCTGGCACGGTGATCGAGACGATTTTCGAAAACCGCTTCATGCACGTGTACGAAATGAGCCGCATGGGCGCGCAGATCCAGGTCGAAGGCAACACGGCCATCGTCACCGGTACCGCGCAGCTCAAGGGTGCTCCCGTAATGGCCACCGACCTGCGCGCTTCGGCGAGCCTGGTCATCGCCGCGCTGGTCGCCCAGGGCGACACGGTGATCGATCGCATCTACCACATCGACCGTGGCTACGAATGCATCGAAGAGAAACTGCAATTGCTGGGGGCGAAGATTCGCCGCGTGCCGGGCTGACCACATGCTGACCATTGCCCTGTCGAAAGGCCGTATTCTCGATGACACCCTGCCGCTGCTCGCGGCGGCAGGCATCGTGCCGACCGAGAATCCGGACAAGAGCCGCAAGCTGATCATCCCGACCACCCAGGACGACGTACGTCTGCTGATCGTCCGTGCCACTGACGTGCCGACCTACGTCGAGCATGGTGCTGCCGACCTCGGTGTCGCTGGCAAGGACGTGTTGCTCGAGTACGGTGGCCAGGGGCTCTACGAGCCACTGGACCTGCGTATCGCTCGTTGCAAGCTGATGACCGCCGGTGCCGTGGGTGCGGCCGAACCCAAGGGCCGCCTGCGCGTTGCCACCAAGTTCGTCAACGTCGCCAAGCGCTACTATGCCGAGCAAGGCCGGCAGGTCGACATCATCAAACTGTACGGTTCCATGGAACTGGCGCCGCTGGTTGGCCTGGCCGACAAGATCATCGATGTGGTCGACACCGGTAACACCCTGCGTGCCAACGGTCTGGAAGCTCAGGAACTGATCGCCCACATCAGCTCGCGTCTGATCGTCAACAAGGCCTCCATGAAAATGCAGCATGGCCGCATCCAGGCCCTGATCGACACGCTGCGTGAAGCGGTCGAGACGCATCATCCGCATTGATCCTCTCCCGCGCGGCCTTCGGGCTGCGCAGTGCCTATCCGTGTCATAGCCAAATTCTCAGGTGCCCGCACGGTGGGCTTGCTACTCTAGCGGCGCCTGAGAACACGCCATCCAGATGAGGCTTTCGCTATGACCGCTCCAGTTGCCATTCGCCGACTCAACGCTGCCGACCCGGATTTCGCTCATCATCTGGATCATCTGCTGAGCTGGGAAAGCGTCTCGGACGACGGCGTCAATCAGCGCGTGCTGGATATCATCAAGGCCGTGCGTGAGCGTGGCGATGCTGCGCTGGTCGAGTTCACCCAGCGTTTCGATGCCCTTGAAGTCGCCTCCATGGCTGACCTGATTCTGCCGCGCGAGCGTCTGGAACTGGCGCTGACGCGCATTACCGCGGAGCAGCGCCAGGCGTTGGAAATCGCCGCCGAGCGGGTACGCAGCTACCACGAAAAGCAGAAGCAGGATTCCTGGACCTACACCGAAGCCGACGGCACGGTGCTGGGCCAGAAGGTCACGCCGCTGGATCGTGCAGGGCTGTACGTGCCGGGCGGCAAGGCATCCTACCCGTCGTCGGTACTGATGAATGCCATTCCGGCCAAGGTCGCCGGAGTACCCGAGGTCGTGATGGTGGTGCCAACGCCCCGTGGCGAGATCAACGAAATCGTTCTGGCTGCCGCGGCGATTGCCGGGGTCGACCGGGTCTTCACCATCGGGGGGGCACAGGCTGTCGCAGCGCTGGCCTATGGCACCGAGAGCGTACCGCCGGTGGACAAGATCGTCGGCCCGGGCAACATCTATGTGGCCACTGCCAAACGTCATGTATTCGGCAAGGTCGGTATCGACATGATCGCCGGGCCGTCGGAAATCCTCGTCGTGTGCGACGGCCAGACCGACCCGGACTGGATCGCCATGGACCTGTTCTCCCAGGCCGAGCACGACGAAGACGCGCAGTCGATTCTGGTCAGCCCGGATGCGGCGTTCCTCGACAAGGTTGCCGAGAGCATCGCCCGCCTGCTGCCGAGCCTGGAGCGGGAGGCGATTGCGCGAACTTCAATCGAAGGTCGCGGCGCGCTGATCCTGGTCGCGGACATGGGCCAGGCCATCGAGGTGGCCAACCGCATCGCGCCAGAACACCTGGAACTCTCGGTCGAGAACCCGGAGCAGTATCTGCCAGAGATTCGCCATGCTGGCGCCATCTTCATGGGCCGTTACACCGCCGAAGCACTGGGCGATTACTGTGCGGGGCCGAACCACGTATTGCCTACATCGGGCACTGCGCGTTTCTCGTCGCCGCTGGGGGTCTACGACTTCCAGAAGCGTTCGTCGATCATCCACTGTTCGGCCGAAGGTGCGTCCGAGCTCGGCAAGGTGGCCTCGGTGCTGGCCCGTGGCGAGTCGCTGACCGCCCATGCCCGCAGTGCCGAGTACCGCATCAAGAACTGACCCAACGACCCAACCGAATTCGAGGAGAGCGGGCAGATGAGCAAATTCTGGAGCCCCTTCGTCAAAGACCTGGTGCCATACGTACCGGGTGAGCAGCCCAAGCTGAGCAAGCTGGTCAAGCTCAACACCAATGAAAACCCCTACGGCCCGTCGCCCAGGGCCATCGCCGCCATGGGCGAGGCGCTCAACGACGACCTGCGTCTGTACCCCGACCCCAATGGTGATCGCCTGAAGCAGGCAGTCGCCCAGTTCTACGGCGTAAAGGCCGCTCAGGTATTCGTCGGCAACGGTTCTGACGAAGTGCTGGCCCATGCCTTCCACGGCCTGTTCCAGCACGGCAAACCGTTGCTGTTCCCCGATATCAGCTACAGCTTCTACCCGGTCTACTGCGGCCTGTATGGCATTCAGGCCGAACCGTTGGCGCTGGACGAGCAGTTCCAGATCCGCGTCGAGGATTATGCGCGGCCCAACGGCGGCATCATTTTCCCCAACCCCAACGCCCCCACTGGCTGCCTGCTGGCCCTGGAAGCCATCGAGCGGTTGCTGCAGGCCAACCCGGATACCGTGGTGCTGGTGGATGAAGCCTATATCGACTTCGGCGGCGTCTCGGCCATCGGCCTGGTCGACAAGTACCCGAACCTGCTGGTCACCCAGACCCTGTCCAAGTCACGTTCCCTGGCGGGCCTGCGGGTTGGCCTGGCGGTCGGGCACGTGGACCTGATCGAGGCGCTGGAACGGATCAAGAACAGCTTCAACTCCTACCCGCTGGACCGTATTGCCATCGCCGGTGCTGCGGCTGCGTTCGAGGACCGCGCCTACTTCGAGCAGACTTGTGCCGCGGTGATCGACAGCCGCGAAAAGGTCACCGCTGGTTTGCAGGCACTGGGGTTCGAGGTGCTGCCTTCGGCTGCCAACTTCATCTTCGCCCGTCATCCGCAACGTGATGCTGCCGGTATCGCGGCTGCACTGCGTGAGCAGGGCGTGATCGTGCGCCACTTCAAGCAGGCGCGCATCGCCCAGTTCCTGCGTATCAGCATCGGTTCGCCGGAGCAGAACCAGGCGCTGCTGGAGGCCCTGGCGGCGCTCTGAGGTTTGCGGGCAGCATGAAAAAGCCAGGGCAGATGCCCTGGCTTTTTCGTTTTAGTGTCGGCGCCGGCTTGGTCTCGAACGGCAGTACGCACCACCGGTGTTGCCATCGCCATTCGCCGCGAGGTCGCGGCTCCTGCAGCTGCGTAGGAGCGTCGCCCACGGCGCGAATCGGGCGATGGAACCTCAGGCTCGATGCCGCTGACCGGCTCGAGCGTCGACCATCAGTGATGATGCCCCTGGCCGATGAACGTCAGCGAGGTGAAGTAGCCACGGCTGTCGATATCGGCGTCACCTTTCACCGGCTGGCTGGCCTCGGCGGCGATGATGTTCAGGCCTTCGTTGCGAATCACCACATGCGCTTCGCCCTTGGCATTGGTGGTGGCGCTGACCTGATCCGGTGCACTGCGATA encodes:
- a CDS encoding KdsC family phosphatase yields the protein MNDLLQRARAIKLAIFDVDGVLTDGKLYFLVDGSEFKTFNTLDGQGIKMLINSGVRTAIISGRKTPVVERRAQNLGIQHLYQGREDKLDVLDELLAELGLSYEQVAYLGDDLPDLPVIRRVGLGMAVASANGFVREHAHGVTEARGGEGAAREFCELIMRGQGTLEAAQSAYL
- a CDS encoding KpsF/GutQ family sugar-phosphate isomerase, producing the protein MNQTRDLIDSAQRTIRLEIEAVQELLPRIDADFVKACELILASKGRVVVVGMGKSGHIGNKIAATLASTGTTAFFVHPAEASHGDMGMITRDDVVLALSNSGSTAEIVTLLPLIKRLGITLISMTGNPESPLSKAAEVNLDTRVAKEACPLNLAPTSSTTASLVLGDALAIALLEARGFTAEDFAFSHPGGALGRRLLLKVENVMHAGESLPQVKRGTSLRDALLEMTQKGLGMTAVLENDGRLAGIFTDGDLRRALDKGIDVRDARIDDVMTPHGKTARADMLAAEALKIMEDNKISALVVIDTSGYPVGAFNLGDLLRAGVM
- a CDS encoding ATP-binding cassette domain-containing protein, whose amino-acid sequence is MSAENQYAVELKNVSFQRGERHIFKNVDICIPRGKVTGIMGPSGCGKTTLLRLIAAELRPSAGQIHVNGLNLPDLSRSELFDMRKQMGVLFQSGALFTDLDVFENVAFPLRVHTQLPEEMIRDIVLMKLQAVGLRGAIELMPDELSGGMKRRVALARAIALDPQILMYDEPFVGQDPIAMGVLVRLIRLLNDALGITSIVVSHDLAETASIADYIYVVGDSQVLGQGTPAELRDSENPRVRQFMQGTPDGPVPFHFQAPSYHDDLLGGR
- the mlaE gene encoding lipid asymmetry maintenance ABC transporter permease subunit MlaE, translated to MRRTSTLERVRLFGRAGIDVVASLGRSTIFLLRALFGRGTSGNSLQLLIKQLYSVGVLSLAIIVVSGLFIGMVLSLQGFSILAKYGSEQAVGQMVALTLLRELGPVVTALLFAGRAGSALTAEIGNMKSTEQLSSLAMIGVDPLKHIVAPRLWAGFISMPLLTMIFSVVGIWGGAMVAVDWLGVYEGSFWANMQNSVSFREDVLNGIIKSLVFAFVVTWIAVFQGYDCEPTSEGISRATTRTVVYASLAVLGLDFILTALMFGDF
- the mlaD gene encoding outer membrane lipid asymmetry maintenance protein MlaD; translated protein: MQNRTMEIGVGLFLLAGLLALLLLALRVSGLAPGNAVDTYKVYAHFDNIAGLTMRAKVTMAGVSIGRVTAIDLDRDSYTGRVTMELDGSVDNLPVDSTASILTAGLLGEKYVGISVGGDEELLADGGTIHDTQSSLVLEDLIGKFLLNSVNRDQDSQ
- a CDS encoding MlaC/ttg2D family ABC transporter substrate-binding protein produces the protein MIKTVRNSLVALLAALPLLAVAAPAAHEVVQQTTETLLADLKANKEQYRSNPDAFYNSLNEILGPVVDVDGVARSVMTVRYSREATPEQMTRFQESFKRSLMQFYGNALLEYNNQDIRVLPASGKQDPQRTSVNMEIRDGKGTVYPLSYTMVAMDGTWKLRNVVINGINVGKLFRDQFAQSMQNNRNDLDKVIDSWADTVARARQARGAS
- a CDS encoding STAS domain-containing protein — translated: MSSAAIFEQAPGVLALSGILDYQSGPALREQGGRLIQATQAPACVIDCAAVEKSSSVGLSLLLCYTRDARAAGKTLSIRGLPRDMAGIAKVCELQHVLPLEA
- a CDS encoding BolA family protein, translated to MQALEVKSFLETKLPDVQVEVDGEGCNFQLNLISDELAGLSPVKRQQQIYAHLNPWIADGSIHAVSMKFFSRADWAARS
- the murA gene encoding UDP-N-acetylglucosamine 1-carboxyvinyltransferase, translated to MDKLSITGGVRLDGEIRISGAKNSALPILAATLLGSAPVTICNLPHLHDITTMIELFGRMGIEPIIDEKLSVEVDARTMKTLVAPYELVKTMRASILVLGPMVARFGEAEVALPGGCAIGSRPVDLHIRGLEAMGAIIDVEGGYIKAKAPEGGLRGAHFFFDMVSVTGTENILMAATLAKGRTVLENAAREPEVVDLANCLIAMGAKIQGAGTDTITIDGVESLHGARFNVMPDRIETGTYLVAAAATGGRVKVKDADPSTLEAVLAKLQEAGAEITTGPDWIELDMKGKRPKAVSLRTAPYPAFPTDMQAQFIALNAIAEGSGTVIETIFENRFMHVYEMSRMGAQIQVEGNTAIVTGTAQLKGAPVMATDLRASASLVIAALVAQGDTVIDRIYHIDRGYECIEEKLQLLGAKIRRVPG
- the hisG gene encoding ATP phosphoribosyltransferase, whose protein sequence is MLTIALSKGRILDDTLPLLAAAGIVPTENPDKSRKLIIPTTQDDVRLLIVRATDVPTYVEHGAADLGVAGKDVLLEYGGQGLYEPLDLRIARCKLMTAGAVGAAEPKGRLRVATKFVNVAKRYYAEQGRQVDIIKLYGSMELAPLVGLADKIIDVVDTGNTLRANGLEAQELIAHISSRLIVNKASMKMQHGRIQALIDTLREAVETHHPH
- the hisD gene encoding histidinol dehydrogenase, which produces MTAPVAIRRLNAADPDFAHHLDHLLSWESVSDDGVNQRVLDIIKAVRERGDAALVEFTQRFDALEVASMADLILPRERLELALTRITAEQRQALEIAAERVRSYHEKQKQDSWTYTEADGTVLGQKVTPLDRAGLYVPGGKASYPSSVLMNAIPAKVAGVPEVVMVVPTPRGEINEIVLAAAAIAGVDRVFTIGGAQAVAALAYGTESVPPVDKIVGPGNIYVATAKRHVFGKVGIDMIAGPSEILVVCDGQTDPDWIAMDLFSQAEHDEDAQSILVSPDAAFLDKVAESIARLLPSLEREAIARTSIEGRGALILVADMGQAIEVANRIAPEHLELSVENPEQYLPEIRHAGAIFMGRYTAEALGDYCAGPNHVLPTSGTARFSSPLGVYDFQKRSSIIHCSAEGASELGKVASVLARGESLTAHARSAEYRIKN
- the hisC gene encoding histidinol-phosphate transaminase, with amino-acid sequence MSKFWSPFVKDLVPYVPGEQPKLSKLVKLNTNENPYGPSPRAIAAMGEALNDDLRLYPDPNGDRLKQAVAQFYGVKAAQVFVGNGSDEVLAHAFHGLFQHGKPLLFPDISYSFYPVYCGLYGIQAEPLALDEQFQIRVEDYARPNGGIIFPNPNAPTGCLLALEAIERLLQANPDTVVLVDEAYIDFGGVSAIGLVDKYPNLLVTQTLSKSRSLAGLRVGLAVGHVDLIEALERIKNSFNSYPLDRIAIAGAAAAFEDRAYFEQTCAAVIDSREKVTAGLQALGFEVLPSAANFIFARHPQRDAAGIAAALREQGVIVRHFKQARIAQFLRISIGSPEQNQALLEALAAL